The genomic segment GCCGCTTTAATCATTTTTCTTTTCACCGCCGCTTCCGCAAGAGTTGGCGTGGTTAATCCTTCTTTTAAATCAATACCGTTGGTGGCGATAAAAGCTTTATCAACCCTAATCTGTTCTAAACTCTCCTCAGCAATCGGGCCCACTAAAGCCAGGGTTTCCCGCCTTAAAATCCCGCCCGTTAAATGCACTTCAATTCCCGAGGTTAGCTGCAGTTCCTGGGCAATTATTAGCGAATTAGTTACCACCGTAAGACGAGCAAAATTTTTCAACCTTTGAGCCAGCTGAAAAACCGTTGTACCGGAATCGAGAATAATGGTATCTCCTTCTTCAATAAATTCCAGAGCTTTTTGGGCAATAGCCTCTTTTTCCTGTTTGAACTTATCTTCCTTTTCCCGAAAGGTCAGCTCAAAATTTACCCCATGAAGAGCCATTGCTCCGCCGTGGGTGCGGTTTATAAGCCTTGCTTTCTCCAGTTCTTTTAAGTCCCGGCGAATGGTAGCTTCGGAAACCGCAAGATACTGGCTTAATTCCTGAACCGAAGCTCGAGTATTTTTTTGGATGTATTTAAGTATTTTTAGTTTTCGTTCTTCGCCAAACAAAACAGTCCCCCCAAAGCTTTTGTTTATATTTGATTATTTTGTGATTATTTTTGATTGTATTTGTTTGTTTTTGATTATATTACGGAATTTGAACCCTGTCAAGTATATTTTCAGAAAAATGAAGCAAAAAAATTCCGCTTATTTGGTTATTTTGGTAATAATCAATTAAAAATTTTGCTTTGCAAAATAAAAAATGAGCCAGGTCAGCAAGCGCCAACATTAAAAAAGGGACTGTTTTAAGAAACAGTCCCTTCACTATTATTAATTAAAAAGTAGATTAAACTGTCGGTTAAAGCTTTTAAACTGGCTTCAATGATATTGGTGGAAACTCCCACGGTATTGATACTTTTCTCGCCGGCTGACGATTCAATTAACACCCGCACTACCGCCTCGGTTCCGGCTTTTTCGTTTAAGACCCGGACCTTATAGTCGGTAAGCTTAAGTTCCGAAAGATTGGGGTATATTTCTAAAAGAGCTTTCCTTAAGGCATTATCTAAAGCGTTTACTGGACCGTTGCCATCGGAAGCGGTATGAATTGTGGTATCCCCCACCCGGACTTTAACCACCGCTTCGGATAAGACCCGACCATCTTCTTTAATTTCAATAATGAGCTTTGAATTGTCAATTTTAAAAGGTTCAAGCAATTTTCCGGAAACTTTTCGGACTAAAAGTTCCAAAGATGCTTCGGCCCCTTCAAACTGGTAACCCTGGTGCTCCATCGCCTTAATTGCCGCCACCAGTTCTTTGCCATAGGTTTTTACCTCTTCTTCCGATAACCCCAGGTTCTCACTGTTAAAAAGAAGGTTTGAAACTCCGGCCTGGTCGGATATGGAAACTTTCCGGTGGTTGCCTACCAGCTCGGGAGGTATATGTTCATAAGTTCCCTTATCTTTTAAAAGAGCGCTGGCGTGAACACCGCCTTTATGGGTAAAAGCGCTCTGCCCGGTATACGGCTGATAAGGATTAGGATGAAGGTTGGCAATTTCCGCAACATACCTAGAAAGCCGGGTCAGGTTTTTAAGATTGTCCTGACAGTTTAGCTCTACCCCCATTTTTAGGCAAAGATTAGGAATAAGTGAGCAAAGATTAGCATTGCCGCACCGCTCGCCATAACCGTTTATTGTTCCCTGAATCATAATGGCCCCGGCTTTTACCGCTTCTAAACTATTGGCCACCGCCAGTTCCGAATCGTTATGAGCGTGAATGCCGATACGGGAGTGAATTTTTAAAGCTGCTTCCACCCCGGCCCGAATCTCTTTGGGCAAACTTCCGCCGTTGGTATCACATAATACTATGAAATCGGCTCCAGCCCTGGCGGCCTGTTCGATAACTTTAAGAGCATAATCGGGATTATTTTTAAAACCGTCAAAAAAATGTTCCGCATCAAAAACCATTTCCCGGCCGGCATCTTTTAAAAAGGCTACGGTTTCATAAACCATTAAAAGATTGTTTTCCAAGCTCGTCTCCAACGCCATTTCCACATGTAAATCCCAGGCTTTGCCAAAAACCGTAATTACCGGTGCCTCGCTTTTAAGAAGATTATGGAGGTTGGAATCATCCTTTACCGAAAGCCTTGGATGGCGGGTTGAACCAAAAGCCGCAAGCTTAGTTTTATTAAAATCAAGCTTTTTGGCTTCCTGGAAAAACTCTAAATCTTTAGGATTTGCTCCCGGCCACCCACCTTCTAAATAATCAATGCCAAAGGCAATTAGTTTCTTGGTAATTTTTAATTTATCGGAAACCGTATAATTTATCCCTTCGGCCTGGGCTCCGTCTCTTAAAGTAGTATCATAAAGGTAAACCTTCATCATAAACCCCACCTAAGATTTCTTCCGCTACTAAATCACCCATTTCTTCACAGGTAACTAACGTAGTACCCGGCTCCAAAATATCACCCGTCCGGTAACCTTTTTGTAATACTGCTTTTACTGCTTTTTCAATAAGTAACGCTTCTTCCGGGCAGTCTAAACTGTATCTTAACATCATTCCAGCCGATAAGATTGTTGCCAGGGGGTTAGCTTTGTTTTGTCCGGCAATATCCGGTGCAGAACCGTGGATCGGCTCATATAACCCAAACTTTCCGTTTAAGCTGGCCGAGGGTAAAAGTCCAATGGAACCGGCCAAAACCGAGCCTTCATCGGTTAAAATATCCCCAAACATGTTTTCGGTAACGATTACATCAAACTGCCGGGGATTCCTTATAAGCTGCATTGCACAGTTATCTACATACATATAAGATAAAGTTACCTCAGGATAATCCTTTTTCACCTCTTCTGCTACTTCCCGCCAAAAACGGGAACTTTCCAAAACATTGGCTTTATCCACTAAAGTAAGTTTACCTCCTCGTTTTTGTGCTAACTCAAAACCAAGTCTTACTACCCTTTCCACTTCTTTTTCGGTATAAATCAAGGTATCAATTACCGCTTGTTCCCCTTGTTCCGTAGTAATCCGTTTCTTCTCGCCAAAATAAAGGCCACCCGTTAACTCCCGGACCATTAAAATATCCACACCCTCAATTATGTCCGGCTTTAAAGGGGAAGCATTTTTCAGTTCCGGGAAAAACATAACCGGCCGTAAGTTGGCATACAGGTCAAAAACTTTACGGATTTTTAAAAGTCCCCCTAATTCCGGGCGGATTTCCGGCGGTAGATTATCCCACTTTGGGCCGCCAACGGCGCCTAATAAAATGGCGTCGCTCTTTTTCCCCAGTTCCACTGTTTCCGCCGGAAGTGGTACACCAACTTCATCGATTGCTGCTCCGCCAATTAACCCGTGCTGAAAATTAAAGGTAATGCCGCTTTTTTCGCTCAACGCTTTTAAAACTTTAACCGCTTCCCGGGTTATCTCCGGTCCGATGCCATCCCCCGGCAGTACAAGAATCTTAAACGGTCCCTTGCAATTTCTCCCGGACATAGTTAATTAGTCCTCCTTTGGCAATAATATTTTGCATGAATTCCGGTATCGGCTTGGCAAAATAGCTTTCGCCAGTAGTAAGATTTTTTATTTCTCCGGTATCATAATTTATGGAAAGCTCATCCCCATCCCGGATTTTCTCGGCCGCCTCGGGGCATTCCAAAATTTTTAGGCCAATATTAAAACTATTCCGGTAAAAGATTCGGGCAAAGGATTTGGCAATTACCGCTTCAATGCCTAGAGCTTTAATAGCTATTGGCGCATGTTCTCTTGAACTTCCACAACCAAAATTTTTCCCTGCCACAATCACATCTCCGGGCTTTGCTTTTTTGGCAAAGTCAGGATCCCCGTCTTCCATACAGTGTTTGGCAAGTTCTGCAGGATCAGATGTATTTAAATACCTCGCCGGAATAATTACATCGGTGTCAATATCGTCTCCAAACTTAAAAGCCCGCATTATAACACCTCCTCGGGATGGGCAATTCTTCCGACTACCGCTGAAGCTGCTGCTACCGCCGGTCCCGCTAGATAAACTTCCGATTCCACGTGGCCCATCCGGCCTACAAAATTTCGGTTAGTAGTGGCAACAGCCTTTTCCCCTTTGGCTAAAATCCCCATGTGTCCACCTAAGCAGGGACCACAAGTAGGGGTAGAGACTGCCGCTCCCGCTTCAAGGAAAATATCTATAAGCCCTTCCCTTAAAGCCTGGCGGTACACCTTTTGGGATCCGGGTATGATAATACACCGGACATAATCTTTAACTTTTTTCCCCTTTAAAATCGCAGCCGCTACCCGTAAATCCTCAATTCGGCCATTGGTGCAGGACCCAATTACCACCTGGTCAATGTCCTTGCCGGATACCTCCTTTACCGGCACGGCATTTTCTGGAAGATGGGGAAGAGCTACCTGCGGTTCGATTTCTTCCACGTTAATTTCGTAAACCGCTTCGTATCGGGCATCGGGATCGCTGGCAAAAGCTTGAAATTCCCGTTTTGCTCTACTCTTTACGTATTCTAAAGTTAGCTCATCTACCGGAAAAATGCCGTTTTTTGCCCCGGCTTCAATAGCCATATTAGCCATAGTAAGCCGTCCTTCAACGGAGATTAATTTTAGGGCTGAGCCAGCAAATTCCATAGCTTTATATAACGCTCCATCAACTCCAATTTGGCCTATAATATAAAGGATAATATCTTTTGCCGAAACATAGGGTAAAAGCTTTTCGCCATAAAGATAAAACTTAATGCTCTCGGGAACTTTAAACCAGGTTTCCCCCAGCGCCATAGCTGCTGCCAGGTCAGTAGATCCTACCCCGGTGGCAAAAGCCCCCAGCCCCCCGTAAGTACAGGTGTGGGAATCGGCACCGATAATCACCTCTCCCGGCAATACCAGCCCTTCTTCCGGCAGGAGCACATGCTCAATGCCCATTTTACCTACTTCAAAATAATAGGTAAGGTTTTGCTCCCGGGCAAAATCCCTTAAAATTTTGGCCTGTTCAGCACTTTTAATATCTTTGTTAGGGGTAAAATGGTCCGGTATTAAATAAACCCTCTCCCGGTCAAAAACTGCTTCCACCCCAATTTTTTTGAACTCACTAATTGCCACCGGCCCGGTTATATCGTTAGCTAAAACCGCATCTACCTTGCAGGATACGAGCTCTCCCGGCTCAACTTTGCCTTTGCCAGCATGGAAGGCCAGGATTTTTTCGGTCATTGTCATCCCCATTACTGCTTCTCCCCTTTCAGTGAAAATTCAAACAGTATTTTGTTAATACCGTTTAAATAAGCCTTGGCTGAGGCTTCTAAAATATCGGTGGAAACTCCGTGACCGGTAATAATTTTCCCGCGGCCATTTTTTAATTTCACCACTACTTCTCCCAGGGCATCTTCACCGGAAGTTACAGCGTTAATTGAATACTGTTCTAAAACCGGGGTTAAACCGGTTATTTTATTGATAGCTTTATAAATGGCATCTACCGGTCCATCGCCGGTGGCAGCTTCTTCTAATTTTTCCTCTTCCTTTAATAAGCCCACCGTGGCCGTGGGGATAATCGTTGAACCGGTAGAAATATGGAAATACTCCAGGGTAAAAGTTTCGGGAACTTTTCTTATTTCTTCTTCCATCATTGCTTCTAAATCCTGGTCGGTAACTTCTTTTTTCTTATCGGCTAAAGCTTTAAATTTAATAAAAGCTTCGTTTAATTGCTCCTCGGTTAATTCATAACCAAGCTCTAATAACCTCTCCTTTAACGCATGTCTTCCCGAATGTTTTCCAAGGACGAGACGGGATTCGGGAATACCTACTAGCTTTGGGTTCATTATTTCATAAGTAGTCCTTTCCTTTAAAACCCCATCCTGGTGGATACCCGATTCGTGGGAAAAGGCATTTTTCCCCACAATTGCTTTGTTGGGCTGCACCGGCATACCGGTTAAATTGCTAACAAGCTTACTGGTCCGGTAAATCTCCTCGGTTTTAATTCCGGTATAAAAGGGTAGAAGATCTTTTCGGGTATAAAGAGCCATGACTATTTCTTCCAAGGAACAGTTTCCAGCCCGTTCGCCAATTCCGTTAATGGTACATTCCACCTGCCGGGCGCCATTTTTTATAGCTGCTAAACTATTAGCCACCGCAAGGCCCAAATCATCATGGCAGTGAACGCTTAAGACTGCCCGGTCCATTACCGGAACTTTTTCTAAAATTTTGCGGATAAATTCCCCAAACTCTTCCGGTTCCGCATAACCAACGGTATCGGGAATGTTTATAGTAGTAGCTCCTGCTTTTACTGCTGCTTCCACGACCCGGCACAAAAAGTCCAAATCACTTCTTGAAGCATCTTCCGCCGAAAACTCCACATCGGAAGTGTATTTTTTCGCAAGTTTTACTGCTGCTACTGCCCGTTCAATTACCGCCTCCCGGTCCATTTTCAGCTTGTATTTTAAATGAATATCGGAAGTAGCGATAAAAGTATGAATCCTTGGGTTTTCGGCCTCTTTTAAGGCTTCCCAAGCGGTTTCGATATCCAACGCTGAAGCCCGGGCAAGCCCTGCCACTACCACCCCTTTTACTTCTCGGGCAATTAGGAAAACGGCTTCTTTATCTCCTGGCGACGTTACCGGAAAACCAGCCTCTATAATATCAACGCCCAGCTTTTGTAGTTGCCGGGCGATTTGCAATTTCTCGTGGACGTTTAAACTAACTCCTGGAGACTGCTCCCCATCCCTTAAGGTCGTATCAAAAATCCTAACCCTATCCATCAATCTCACCCTTCCAGCTTTTTTGCAAGTAATCGGTGAGGAAGACCGACCACCGACCACTTACCACCGTTATTACCAATCCACCGCTTCCCCGATAGGTGCCCCCGAGAGCACCATAGGAAGCACTTTTTCCTCGGGACTTATTTCTACTTCTAGAAGGTACATTCCCTTATGCCCAAGCATTTCGTTTAAAGCCTCGTCTACCTCTTCCGGTTTGGTAATTTTCCGTCCTGGAATCCCATAAGCTTTTGCTAAAGCCACAAAATCCGGAATAAAACCTAAATCAATACCAAAGTAATTTTTGTTAGCATAAAATTCCTGCAACTGCTTAACCATTCCCAGTTTTCTATTAACAAACAAGATAATCTTTAAAGATAAATTCTGTTCCCTGGCAGTAGCAAGCTCTCCCATATTCATTTGAAAGCTACCATCGCCGGTGATTAATACTACCTGTTTATCCCGAAAAGCTATTGCCGCACCAATAGCTGCCGGCAACCCGTAACCCATGCAGCCAAGGCCACCGCTGGTTAAGAAAGTACGGGGTTTTCTAAAAGGGTAAAATTGCGCTGTCCACATCTGATGCTGTCCCACATCGGTAGCAATTATGGTATCATCCGAAACCTTTTCTCCTAAAAGTTTAATAGTTTCCTGCGGTTTTATATACTCATCTTTTTCGTATTTTAAGGGAAAATCTTCTTTCCAGGAGTTTATTTTAGACA from the Carboxydothermus pertinax genome contains:
- the leuD gene encoding 3-isopropylmalate dehydratase small subunit — encoded protein: MRAFKFGDDIDTDVIIPARYLNTSDPAELAKHCMEDGDPDFAKKAKPGDVIVAGKNFGCGSSREHAPIAIKALGIEAVIAKSFARIFYRNSFNIGLKILECPEAAEKIRDGDELSINYDTGEIKNLTTGESYFAKPIPEFMQNIIAKGGLINYVREKLQGTV
- the cimA gene encoding citramalate synthase produces the protein MMKVYLYDTTLRDGAQAEGINYTVSDKLKITKKLIAFGIDYLEGGWPGANPKDLEFFQEAKKLDFNKTKLAAFGSTRHPRLSVKDDSNLHNLLKSEAPVITVFGKAWDLHVEMALETSLENNLLMVYETVAFLKDAGREMVFDAEHFFDGFKNNPDYALKVIEQAARAGADFIVLCDTNGGSLPKEIRAGVEAALKIHSRIGIHAHNDSELAVANSLEAVKAGAIMIQGTINGYGERCGNANLCSLIPNLCLKMGVELNCQDNLKNLTRLSRYVAEIANLHPNPYQPYTGQSAFTHKGGVHASALLKDKGTYEHIPPELVGNHRKVSISDQAGVSNLLFNSENLGLSEEEVKTYGKELVAAIKAMEHQGYQFEGAEASLELLVRKVSGKLLEPFKIDNSKLIIEIKEDGRVLSEAVVKVRVGDTTIHTASDGNGPVNALDNALRKALLEIYPNLSELKLTDYKVRVLNEKAGTEAVVRVLIESSAGEKSINTVGVSTNIIEASLKALTDSLIYFLINNSEGTVS
- a CDS encoding DeoR/GlpR family DNA-binding transcription regulator, yielding MFGEERKLKILKYIQKNTRASVQELSQYLAVSEATIRRDLKELEKARLINRTHGGAMALHGVNFELTFREKEDKFKQEKEAIAQKALEFIEEGDTIILDSGTTVFQLAQRLKNFARLTVVTNSLIIAQELQLTSGIEVHLTGGILRRETLALVGPIAEESLEQIRVDKAFIATNGIDLKEGLTTPTLAEAAVKRKMIKAAKEVFLLADHSKAGKVTFARFAKITDLNHFITDSGISKNFAMELGKLGVQVTIAEV
- a CDS encoding 2-isopropylmalate synthase codes for the protein MDRVRIFDTTLRDGEQSPGVSLNVHEKLQIARQLQKLGVDIIEAGFPVTSPGDKEAVFLIAREVKGVVVAGLARASALDIETAWEALKEAENPRIHTFIATSDIHLKYKLKMDREAVIERAVAAVKLAKKYTSDVEFSAEDASRSDLDFLCRVVEAAVKAGATTINIPDTVGYAEPEEFGEFIRKILEKVPVMDRAVLSVHCHDDLGLAVANSLAAIKNGARQVECTINGIGERAGNCSLEEIVMALYTRKDLLPFYTGIKTEEIYRTSKLVSNLTGMPVQPNKAIVGKNAFSHESGIHQDGVLKERTTYEIMNPKLVGIPESRLVLGKHSGRHALKERLLELGYELTEEQLNEAFIKFKALADKKKEVTDQDLEAMMEEEIRKVPETFTLEYFHISTGSTIIPTATVGLLKEEEKLEEAATGDGPVDAIYKAINKITGLTPVLEQYSINAVTSGEDALGEVVVKLKNGRGKIITGHGVSTDILEASAKAYLNGINKILFEFSLKGEKQ
- the leuB gene encoding 3-isopropylmalate dehydrogenase, encoding MSGRNCKGPFKILVLPGDGIGPEITREAVKVLKALSEKSGITFNFQHGLIGGAAIDEVGVPLPAETVELGKKSDAILLGAVGGPKWDNLPPEIRPELGGLLKIRKVFDLYANLRPVMFFPELKNASPLKPDIIEGVDILMVRELTGGLYFGEKKRITTEQGEQAVIDTLIYTEKEVERVVRLGFELAQKRGGKLTLVDKANVLESSRFWREVAEEVKKDYPEVTLSYMYVDNCAMQLIRNPRQFDVIVTENMFGDILTDEGSVLAGSIGLLPSASLNGKFGLYEPIHGSAPDIAGQNKANPLATILSAGMMLRYSLDCPEEALLIEKAVKAVLQKGYRTGDILEPGTTLVTCEEMGDLVAEEILGGVYDEGLPL
- the leuC gene encoding 3-isopropylmalate dehydratase large subunit; protein product: MGMTMTEKILAFHAGKGKVEPGELVSCKVDAVLANDITGPVAISEFKKIGVEAVFDRERVYLIPDHFTPNKDIKSAEQAKILRDFAREQNLTYYFEVGKMGIEHVLLPEEGLVLPGEVIIGADSHTCTYGGLGAFATGVGSTDLAAAMALGETWFKVPESIKFYLYGEKLLPYVSAKDIILYIIGQIGVDGALYKAMEFAGSALKLISVEGRLTMANMAIEAGAKNGIFPVDELTLEYVKSRAKREFQAFASDPDARYEAVYEINVEEIEPQVALPHLPENAVPVKEVSGKDIDQVVIGSCTNGRIEDLRVAAAILKGKKVKDYVRCIIIPGSQKVYRQALREGLIDIFLEAGAAVSTPTCGPCLGGHMGILAKGEKAVATTNRNFVGRMGHVESEVYLAGPAVAAASAVVGRIAHPEEVL